One genomic window of Solanum dulcamara chromosome 12, daSolDulc1.2, whole genome shotgun sequence includes the following:
- the LOC129876441 gene encoding non-specific lipid-transfer protein 2, whose product MEMVGKIACFVILCMVVVAPHAEALTCGQVTSGVAPCLPYLTGRGPLGGCCGGIKGLLAAAKTPADRKTACTCLKSAASSIKGIDAGKAAGLPRACGVNIPYKISPSTDCSKVQ is encoded by the exons ATGGAAATGGTAGGCAAAATTGCATGCTTTGTTATTTTGTGCATGGTGGTGGTTGCACCCCATGCAGAGGCACTAACCTGCGGCCAGGTTACATCTGGCGTGGCTCCTTGCCTCCCTTATCTTACGGGCCGTGGCCCTCTAGGAGGCTGTTGTGGCGGAATCAAGGGTCTATTGGCTGCAGCCAAGACCCCAGCAGACCGAAAAACAGCATGCACTTGCCTAAAATCAGCCGCTAGTTCTATCAAGGGAATTGATGCGGGCAAAGCCGCTGGTCTCCCTAGAGCTTGTGGCGTAAACATCCCTTACAAGATTAGTCCCTCCACTGACTGCTCCAA GGTCCAGTAA